A single window of Sphaerodactylus townsendi isolate TG3544 linkage group LG05, MPM_Stown_v2.3, whole genome shotgun sequence DNA harbors:
- the CDCP2 gene encoding CUB domain-containing protein 2 gives MQRMLLKYLVIITFLCTMNGINAKKGIKCGGILSTPHGNISSPNFPGFYPYDTDCLWLIVVTEGSSVLLTFHHFDLEYHDSCEYDYLKIYNGVSEDQGNLLGKFCGTNVPPPFTSFWNVMTIIFHSDKHVASQGFSAVYQKDVCGGVLTGLSGSITSPDYPENYPNNAECLWAIQATSSSVIKLVFIDFQMENSERCSFDYVAIFDGPTMGDSLLNHFCGNMKPPDMVSSSHELLVVFKSDFNIAGRGFKAYFFSGSCQEVYTAVKGNFSSPEYPNSYPNNIKCHWTIHLPPGYRIKVFFLDLDLEGRNSLTDGCDYDHLAVFDGGTEKASLLGKWCGREMLSPIISSRNKLLLILHTDRNTANRGFSVAYIGVVPMNVSCTRTEFQIQIPTQSVAQLERNKIYLGTPSCSAQVVGLNFRIHARFETCGTEPQKRNNTSMIISILYIDFSDENQEDIHQYEVQCEPKRKEASVNLISRSDPYRLSQYAENLVESQQQDTEVAEVYKSRSQDTSDIVFISICILAGVLMVIAIVGLVLL, from the exons GTATTAAATGTGGTGGCATCCTGTCCACACCACACGGCAATATCTCAAGCCCAAATTTTCCTGGATTCTACCCATATGACACAGACTGTTTGTGGCTCATAGTGGTAACAGAAGGATCCTCTGTTCTCCTCACCTTCCATCATTTTGATCTGGAATACCATGACAGCTGTGAATATGACTACCTCAAGATCTACAATGGGGTCTCAGAAGACCAAGGAAACCTCCTAGGCAAATTCTGTGGCACAAATGTTCCTCCACCATTTACATCATTTTGGAATGTCATGACCATAATCTTTCACTCAGATAAGCATGTGGCCAGCCAAGGATTTTCTGCAGTTTACCAAAAAG ATGTCTGTGGGGGTGTGCTCACTGGCCTGTCTGGATCAATAACAAGCCCCGATTATCCTGAGAATTACCCCAACAATGCTGAATGCCTTTGGGCCATCCAGGCAACTTCCAGTTCTGTCATCAAACTGGTTTTTATTGACTTCCAAATGGAAAACAGTGAACGGTGCAGTTTTGATTATGTGGCAATCTTTGATGGGCCTACCATGGGGGATTCACTTCTCAATCACTTCTGTGGGAATATGAAGCCTCCAGACATGGTCTCTTCCTCACATGAACTGCTAGTTGTGTTCAAATCAGACTTTAATATTGCAGGTAGAGGCTTCAAGGCCTATTTCTTTTCAG GTTCATGCCAAGAGGTGTACACAGCTGTCAAAGGAAATTTCTCTAGTCCTGAATATCCCAACTCTTATCCCAACAATATCAAGTGTCATTGGACCATTCACCTGCCCCCGGGATATCGAATCAAAGTCTTCTTCTTAGACTTGGATCTGGAAGGACGGAACAGCCTGACAGATGGCTGTGATTATGACCATCTGGCTGTGTTTGACGGAGGCACTGAGAAGGCATCTTTGCTGGGGAAGTGGTGTGGGAGAGAAATGCTGTCTCCTATTATATCCAGTAGAAACAAACTGCTATTGATCCTTCACACGGACCGGAATACAGCCAACCGAGGTTTCTCAGTGGCATACATTGGAG TAGTCCCCATGAATGTCAGCTGCACACGGACAGAATTTCAGATCCAGATCCCCACACAATCAGTGGCCCAGCTGGAGCGAAATAAGATATATTTAGGGACTCCATCCTGCTCTGCTCAAGTTGTTGGATTGAACTTCAGGATACATGCAAGGTTTGAAACTTGTGGTACAGAACCGCAG AAAAGAAATAACACGTCCATGATCATCAGCATCCTATATATTGACTTTTCGGATGAAAACCAAGAAGACATTCACCAGTATGAGGTGCAGTGTGAGCCTAAAAGGAAAGAGGCATCTGTGAATCTTATCTCCAGGTCTGATCCCTACAGGCTAAGCCAGTATGCTGAGAACCTGGTGGAGTCCCAACAGCAGGATACAGAGGTGGCTGAAGTCTACAAGAGCAGGAGTCAGGACACTAGTGACATCGTCTTCATCAGCATCTGCATCCTTGCTGGTGT